A part of Haloarchaeobius sp. HME9146 genomic DNA contains:
- a CDS encoding GNAT family N-acetyltransferase: MPGSPFLHGETVTLRTVEADDAAFLRDHTNDPRIRRPMTMTGPNNLEQQREHIPDGDDDGPGFSLLVCVEGDRTGYNEEYVEAEDGETPVEPVGALFSWPRDETAGDFEIAYWLTPPAHGEGYMSEAVSLVLDHAFGQLRIHRVRARTLTWNDGSRALLESLGFTEEGVMRDAKFVDGEHVDTHLYSILEHEWPAGDAAGAQEDA, translated from the coding sequence ATGCCTGGTTCCCCGTTCCTGCACGGCGAGACCGTGACACTCCGAACGGTCGAGGCGGACGACGCCGCGTTCCTCCGCGACCACACCAACGACCCGCGAATCCGTCGGCCGATGACGATGACCGGGCCGAACAACCTCGAACAGCAGCGCGAACACATCCCGGACGGTGACGACGACGGCCCCGGTTTCTCGCTACTCGTCTGCGTCGAGGGTGACCGGACCGGGTACAACGAGGAGTACGTCGAGGCCGAGGACGGCGAGACGCCCGTCGAGCCGGTCGGCGCGCTGTTCAGCTGGCCGCGCGACGAGACCGCGGGCGACTTCGAGATCGCCTACTGGCTGACGCCCCCAGCCCACGGCGAGGGCTACATGTCGGAAGCCGTCTCGCTCGTGCTCGACCACGCGTTCGGCCAGCTTCGCATCCACCGGGTGCGCGCCCGAACCCTCACCTGGAACGACGGCTCGCGCGCCCTGCTCGAGTCGCTCGGCTTCACCGAGGAGGGCGTCATGCGCGACGCGAAGTTCGTCGACGGTGAACACGTCGACACCCACCTCTACAGCATCCTCGAACACGAGTGGCCTGCTGGGGACGCAGCGGGCGCACAGGAGGACGCCTAG
- a CDS encoding DedA family protein, translating to MTVAATLPLPLVVLAALLPLGVASVFSEDVRDSTRRLALDYGVFVLFGFFAVVGVWLFLNRDAAFFEVLLERYWLAALFAIFILEGAMLLYFAPSESLVPVAIGLAIETDIAPNTLPVYALIIGTAVAGATIGQYVLFLLAKRWGRERLLERPWFRISDSQLERFEDWFGKWGLLAVPVSNTLLFTRGMLTVPAGLSEMDDHQFILLSALGTLSFEIVLALVTMGVLELGFL from the coding sequence ATGACGGTCGCCGCTACCTTGCCCCTCCCCCTCGTCGTGCTCGCGGCACTGCTCCCCCTCGGCGTCGCCTCCGTGTTCTCCGAGGACGTCCGCGACTCCACCCGTCGTCTCGCACTCGACTACGGCGTGTTCGTGCTTTTCGGCTTCTTCGCGGTCGTTGGCGTCTGGCTGTTCCTGAACCGCGACGCCGCCTTCTTCGAGGTGTTGCTCGAACGCTACTGGCTCGCCGCCCTGTTCGCCATCTTCATCCTCGAAGGGGCGATGTTGCTGTACTTCGCGCCCAGCGAGTCGCTCGTCCCGGTCGCCATCGGCCTCGCCATCGAGACCGACATCGCGCCGAACACCCTGCCCGTGTACGCGCTCATCATCGGGACCGCGGTCGCCGGCGCGACCATCGGCCAGTACGTGCTGTTCCTGCTGGCCAAGCGCTGGGGCCGCGAGCGCCTGCTCGAACGCCCCTGGTTCCGCATCAGCGACTCGCAACTGGAGCGGTTCGAGGACTGGTTCGGCAAGTGGGGCCTGCTCGCGGTGCCGGTGAGCAACACGCTCCTGTTCACCCGCGGGATGCTCACGGTGCCGGCGGGCCTCTCCGAGATGGACGACCACCAGTTCATCCTGCTCTCGGCGCTCGGGACGCTCTCGTTCGAGATCGTCCTCGCGCTGGTGACGATGGGCGTGCTCGAACTCGGCTTCCTGTAG
- a CDS encoding GNAT family N-acetyltransferase, translating into MPGARYLDGDDVTLRTVEEEDLAFINETINIRQVRLGMTMAGPAPMATTESHFEEHISDDESVNLLICVEDDDPAGMVILFDIDDRRGNAEIGIWLHPDYHGNGYGTEAAALVVDHAFGQRRLHRVLARVLTTNDASARIWEKLGFTHEGTLRESEFLDGEHVGMRYFGLLEDEWDGFDSWRDQDT; encoded by the coding sequence ATGCCGGGTGCTCGCTACCTCGACGGGGACGACGTGACCCTTCGCACCGTCGAGGAAGAGGACCTCGCGTTCATCAACGAGACGATAAACATCCGCCAGGTTCGCCTGGGGATGACGATGGCCGGGCCCGCCCCCATGGCCACGACCGAGAGCCACTTCGAGGAGCACATCTCCGACGACGAGAGCGTGAACCTCCTCATCTGCGTGGAGGACGACGACCCCGCCGGGATGGTCATCCTGTTCGACATCGACGACCGCCGCGGGAACGCAGAGATCGGCATCTGGCTCCACCCCGACTACCACGGCAACGGCTACGGCACCGAGGCCGCCGCCCTGGTGGTCGACCACGCCTTCGGCCAGCGTCGGCTCCACCGCGTGCTCGCGCGCGTGCTGACGACGAACGACGCCTCCGCCCGTATCTGGGAGAAACTCGGGTTCACCCACGAGGGCACCCTGCGCGAGTCCGAGTTCCTCGATGGCGAGCACGTCGGGATGCGCTACTTCGGCCTGCTCGAAGACGAGTGGGACGGCTTCGATAGCTGGCGCGACCAGGATACCTGA